A window of Tautonia plasticadhaerens contains these coding sequences:
- a CDS encoding site-2 protease family protein: MLRDPSTPGSVPAGQAAEYLTARLRPDLVVQPVPYEGVTHYVIKDPIALKYFRFKAEEYFLLQELDGKKTLQDIKRAFERKYRPQTITVEDLLRFVAQLHEASLVLVDTPDQAKALVKRKRKNRWKKVMQGAANILYIKIPVIDPEKLLTWMYPYFRWIFTSYFVVFSLGLMLAAMTLIFAQWDTFTTKLPTFESFFNWRTLPSLWLSLAIIKIIHEFGHGLTAKHYGSEVHEMGMLFLVLTPALYCDVTDSWLLPNKWKRIWIAAAGIYVECFLAAVATFVWWNTQPGLFNSLMLSTMFICSVNTILFNANPLLRYDGYYVTSDYLEIPNLRIKSTQFFAYLFQEKVLGLEVPVQSYMPRSRRTLFVTYAVASYVYRWVITFSIIFFLYHFLPEKLRIISAFLAMGALVPLLLMPLTKMFKFVRQPGRMRKVKKVRAALCFAGAAAVIAGILLIPTPLRVKGTLVLTPAKPERIYVEVPGRLVSIDVRDNQPVEGPRPDGTPGTVIARLSNLDLLREVNELGTEIQVNEVKALVYDQTSSGGDQGPLNRALHVETVEMIQQDLQPKLDVAIDQRGKLVLTAGRDGIAMGVPNREVTGKWLQPGELFCEIGDPKALEAHLLIDQSDIDLIKHGYDGTPPTAWVKIYGRSRETIISRVEEIARRNRQEIPPELSNMAGGEIATKPDQETGGAVPLTTVYEVIIPIDNADLALQPGQRGMAKIDGGTATLGWWLWRTITKTFRFVL, from the coding sequence ATGCTGAGAGACCCATCCACACCCGGTTCGGTGCCCGCCGGCCAGGCCGCCGAGTACCTCACGGCCCGACTCCGGCCCGACCTGGTCGTCCAGCCGGTGCCGTACGAGGGGGTGACGCACTACGTCATCAAGGACCCGATCGCGCTGAAGTACTTCCGGTTCAAGGCCGAGGAGTACTTCCTGCTCCAGGAGCTGGACGGCAAGAAGACGCTCCAGGACATCAAGCGGGCCTTCGAGCGGAAGTACCGCCCCCAGACGATCACCGTCGAGGACCTGCTCCGGTTCGTCGCCCAGCTGCACGAGGCCAGCCTGGTGCTGGTCGACACCCCCGACCAGGCCAAGGCGCTGGTGAAGCGGAAGCGGAAGAACCGCTGGAAGAAGGTGATGCAGGGCGCGGCGAACATCCTGTACATCAAGATCCCGGTGATCGACCCCGAGAAGCTGCTCACCTGGATGTACCCGTACTTCCGGTGGATCTTCACCTCTTACTTCGTCGTCTTCAGCCTCGGGCTGATGCTCGCGGCCATGACGCTGATCTTCGCCCAGTGGGACACGTTCACCACCAAGCTGCCCACCTTCGAGAGCTTCTTCAACTGGCGGACGCTGCCGTCGCTCTGGCTCTCCCTGGCGATCATCAAGATCATCCACGAGTTCGGCCACGGGCTGACGGCCAAGCACTACGGCTCGGAAGTCCACGAGATGGGCATGCTCTTCCTCGTGCTCACCCCCGCGCTTTATTGCGACGTGACGGACAGCTGGCTGCTGCCGAACAAGTGGAAGCGGATCTGGATCGCGGCGGCGGGGATCTACGTCGAGTGCTTCCTGGCGGCGGTGGCCACCTTCGTCTGGTGGAACACCCAGCCGGGGCTGTTCAACAGCCTGATGCTCTCGACGATGTTCATCTGCTCGGTGAACACGATCCTCTTCAACGCCAACCCGCTGCTGCGGTACGACGGCTACTACGTCACGTCGGACTACCTGGAGATCCCCAACCTCCGGATCAAGTCGACCCAGTTCTTCGCCTACCTGTTCCAGGAGAAGGTCCTCGGGCTGGAGGTGCCGGTCCAGAGCTACATGCCCCGGTCGCGTCGGACGCTGTTCGTGACCTACGCCGTGGCGTCGTACGTGTACCGGTGGGTCATCACCTTCAGCATCATCTTCTTCCTGTACCACTTCCTGCCGGAGAAGCTCCGGATCATCAGCGCCTTCCTCGCCATGGGTGCGCTGGTGCCCCTGCTGCTCATGCCGCTCACGAAGATGTTCAAGTTCGTCCGCCAACCCGGGAGGATGCGTAAAGTGAAGAAGGTCCGAGCGGCGTTGTGCTTCGCCGGGGCGGCGGCGGTGATCGCGGGGATCCTGCTGATCCCGACGCCGCTGCGGGTCAAGGGCACCCTGGTCCTGACGCCGGCCAAGCCGGAGCGGATCTACGTCGAAGTCCCCGGCCGGCTCGTCTCGATCGACGTCCGGGACAACCAGCCGGTCGAGGGGCCCCGCCCCGACGGCACCCCCGGCACGGTGATCGCCCGGCTGAGCAACCTGGACCTGCTCCGGGAGGTCAATGAGCTGGGCACCGAGATCCAGGTCAACGAGGTCAAGGCCCTCGTCTACGACCAGACCAGCTCCGGCGGCGACCAGGGGCCGCTGAACCGGGCCCTCCACGTCGAGACGGTGGAGATGATCCAGCAGGACCTCCAGCCGAAGCTCGACGTGGCGATCGACCAGCGCGGCAAGCTGGTCCTCACCGCCGGCCGGGACGGCATCGCCATGGGCGTGCCCAACCGGGAGGTCACCGGGAAGTGGCTCCAGCCCGGCGAGCTGTTCTGCGAGATCGGCGACCCCAAGGCGCTGGAGGCCCACCTGCTGATCGACCAGTCGGACATCGACCTCATCAAGCACGGCTACGACGGCACCCCGCCCACCGCCTGGGTGAAGATCTACGGCCGGTCCCGGGAGACGATCATCTCCCGGGTCGAGGAGATCGCCCGCCGCAACCGTCAGGAGATCCCGCCGGAGCTCTCCAACATGGCCGGCGGCGAGATCGCCACCAAGCCCGACCAGGAGACCGGCGGCGCCGTGCCGCTGACGACCGTCTACGAGGTGATCATCCCGATCGACAACGCCGACCTCGCCCTGCAGCCCGGCCAGCGCGGCATGGCCAAGATCGACGGCGGCACCGCCACCCTCGGCTGGTGGCTCTGGCGGACCATCACCAAGACCTTCCGCTTCGTGCTCTGA
- a CDS encoding efflux RND transporter periplasmic adaptor subunit encodes MKMRSTTKATLAAAMLATLGAPGRAPAQQPPAAPSGTQVQTLMIPGNIEWIERAALAAKREGILEHIEKSIGAEIKKGDLVAYLDAEMAELAYKKTEMMAEDQSALNMAQAEKEVARANMARAERLRNGAIRDIISAEEYELKQAQYRVADARVSEEVAKLEQAAQELEMANEAVAEHNILAPFDGEVLEQIKYPGEAVQAMEPIVQVARTDRVRFYGYVPLEAVYQLRKGMVVDLSPVVDGAQVPIEQKRFRGKVVYIGRELAPARGRAEVLVKADIINNTEKDLRVGHKANILVYLTEDPNLVPAPPEDMLQLAPEPAPQPPVLGRRELSTPAAQ; translated from the coding sequence ATGAAGATGCGATCGACCACCAAGGCGACCCTCGCCGCCGCGATGCTGGCGACCCTGGGCGCCCCCGGCCGCGCCCCGGCCCAGCAGCCCCCGGCGGCCCCGTCGGGCACGCAGGTGCAGACCCTGATGATCCCCGGCAACATCGAGTGGATCGAGCGGGCCGCCCTGGCCGCCAAGCGCGAGGGGATCCTCGAGCACATCGAGAAGAGCATCGGGGCCGAGATCAAGAAGGGCGACCTGGTCGCCTACCTCGACGCCGAGATGGCCGAGCTGGCCTACAAGAAGACCGAGATGATGGCCGAGGACCAGTCGGCCCTGAACATGGCCCAGGCCGAGAAGGAGGTGGCCCGGGCCAACATGGCGCGGGCCGAGCGGCTCCGCAACGGCGCGATCCGGGACATCATCTCGGCCGAGGAATACGAGCTGAAGCAGGCCCAGTACCGGGTGGCCGACGCCCGGGTGAGCGAGGAGGTGGCCAAGCTCGAGCAGGCCGCCCAGGAGCTGGAGATGGCCAATGAGGCCGTCGCCGAGCACAACATCCTCGCCCCCTTCGACGGCGAGGTCCTGGAGCAGATCAAGTACCCGGGCGAGGCGGTGCAGGCGATGGAGCCGATCGTCCAGGTCGCCCGGACCGACCGCGTCCGCTTCTACGGCTACGTCCCGCTGGAGGCCGTCTACCAGCTCCGCAAGGGGATGGTCGTCGACCTCAGCCCGGTGGTCGACGGGGCCCAGGTGCCGATCGAGCAGAAGCGGTTCCGGGGCAAGGTCGTCTACATCGGCCGCGAGCTCGCCCCCGCCCGGGGCCGGGCCGAGGTGCTGGTGAAGGCCGACATCATCAACAACACCGAGAAGGACCTCCGGGTCGGCCACAAGGCCAACATCCTGGTCTACCTGACCGAGGATCCGAACCTCGTGCCCGCCCCCCCCGAGGACATGCTCCAGCTCGCCCCCGAGCCGGCCCCGCAGCCCCCGGTGCTCGGCCGACGGGAGCTGTCGACGCCCGCCGCGCAGTGA
- a CDS encoding efflux RND transporter periplasmic adaptor subunit has product MAEDTTKTQEPQQQQQPIDPGLLEQTKNQIRTLVAEIADLADSDIQPPEFYQEFMTRAVAAVAASGGALWMLDNRGTLKLQSQLEFRLTGLLDGKVRTQPHDVLLGTIFQAAQAQIIPPGATIEGVPGAGNPTAFALIIAPLVVDKQVVGLVEILMDPSRRAATQKSTLRFVGDLCDLAAQYLKNRQMRQMMSQQKLWNQLEGFTHAIHGSLDLQETAYAVANDGKRLIGCDRLCVALKISGRTMIEAVSGQEVVEQKSNLIRELTKLCKLVIKSGEDLVYTGDTEGFPPDIRDALEIYVDESGSKAVIITLLHRPEEPSKDGKVPERVPFGCIVAEQIGDELVVTDVHARSEVVSRHASTALYNAQEHHRIFLRPVLKAMSSPWRFFRGRTLAKIAGVLAVLVAVVLAMTFVPWKLTIEGKGSILPEERRNTYAPLPSRVYEVHAEHGDLVRQGDLLVTLKSEELEKQLEQLQADKAYYMSQEATLTPRINKTFDLDEKTSLSGQQEEARIRWQSAEEQITIIQEQLDQLKVTAPHDGMVVTWEVRKNLLGRPVEVGQELVSVASTTGEWILEVNVPDDDMAPILAAESKLREKIAAGEAEPDETLTAYFVLATDPEHRYPGHVRRIASKAETIEGEHVVKVTVGFSDEVRDRIVARSQNTDRGLRAGAEVRARIECGEARLAYVLFRDVINAFHETVLFRWPFLSRTGPA; this is encoded by the coding sequence ATGGCCGAAGACACGACCAAGACCCAAGAGCCTCAGCAGCAGCAACAGCCGATCGATCCCGGCCTGCTCGAGCAGACGAAGAACCAGATCCGCACGCTCGTGGCCGAGATCGCCGACCTGGCCGACTCGGACATCCAGCCCCCGGAATTCTACCAGGAGTTCATGACCCGGGCCGTCGCCGCGGTCGCCGCCTCGGGCGGCGCGCTGTGGATGCTCGACAACCGGGGCACGTTGAAGCTCCAGTCGCAGCTCGAATTTCGGCTCACCGGCCTGCTCGACGGCAAGGTCCGGACCCAGCCGCACGACGTGCTGCTCGGCACGATCTTCCAGGCCGCCCAGGCCCAGATCATCCCGCCGGGGGCCACGATCGAGGGGGTCCCGGGCGCCGGCAACCCCACGGCGTTCGCCCTGATCATCGCCCCGCTGGTGGTGGACAAGCAGGTGGTCGGCCTGGTCGAGATCCTGATGGATCCGAGCCGCCGGGCGGCCACCCAGAAGAGCACGCTGCGGTTCGTCGGCGACCTCTGCGACCTGGCGGCGCAGTACCTGAAGAACCGCCAGATGCGGCAGATGATGTCGCAGCAGAAGCTCTGGAACCAGCTCGAGGGGTTCACCCACGCGATCCACGGCTCGCTGGATCTCCAGGAGACCGCCTACGCCGTCGCCAACGACGGCAAGCGGCTGATCGGCTGCGACCGGCTCTGCGTCGCCCTGAAGATCAGCGGCCGGACGATGATCGAGGCGGTCAGCGGCCAGGAGGTCGTCGAGCAGAAGTCGAACCTGATCCGGGAGCTGACCAAGCTCTGCAAGCTGGTCATCAAGTCGGGCGAGGATCTCGTCTACACGGGGGACACCGAGGGGTTCCCGCCGGACATCCGGGACGCCCTGGAAATCTACGTGGACGAGTCGGGCTCCAAGGCCGTCATCATCACGCTGCTGCACCGGCCCGAGGAGCCCTCGAAGGACGGCAAGGTCCCCGAGCGGGTCCCCTTCGGCTGCATCGTGGCCGAGCAGATCGGCGACGAGCTGGTCGTGACCGACGTGCACGCCCGCAGCGAGGTCGTCTCCCGGCACGCCTCCACGGCCCTCTACAACGCCCAGGAGCACCACCGGATCTTCCTCCGCCCGGTGCTCAAGGCGATGAGCTCCCCCTGGCGGTTCTTCCGGGGCCGGACCCTGGCGAAGATCGCCGGGGTGCTGGCGGTGCTCGTCGCGGTCGTCCTGGCGATGACCTTCGTCCCCTGGAAGCTGACGATCGAGGGCAAGGGCTCGATCCTGCCCGAGGAGCGGCGGAACACCTACGCCCCGCTCCCCTCCCGGGTGTACGAGGTCCACGCCGAGCACGGCGACCTCGTCCGCCAGGGCGACCTGCTGGTGACGCTCAAGAGCGAGGAGCTGGAGAAGCAGCTCGAGCAGCTCCAGGCCGACAAGGCCTACTACATGAGCCAGGAGGCCACGCTGACCCCCCGGATCAACAAGACCTTCGACCTCGACGAGAAGACGTCCCTCTCCGGCCAGCAGGAGGAGGCCCGGATCCGCTGGCAGAGCGCCGAGGAGCAGATCACGATCATCCAGGAGCAGCTCGACCAGCTGAAGGTGACCGCGCCCCACGACGGCATGGTCGTGACCTGGGAGGTCCGCAAGAACCTGCTCGGCCGGCCGGTCGAGGTGGGCCAGGAGCTGGTCTCGGTGGCCTCGACCACCGGGGAGTGGATCCTGGAGGTCAACGTCCCCGACGACGACATGGCGCCGATCCTGGCCGCCGAGTCGAAGCTCCGGGAGAAGATCGCCGCCGGCGAGGCCGAGCCGGACGAGACGCTGACGGCCTACTTCGTGCTGGCCACCGACCCCGAGCACCGCTACCCGGGCCATGTCCGCCGGATCGCCTCGAAGGCCGAGACGATCGAGGGGGAGCACGTCGTGAAGGTGACCGTCGGCTTCAGCGACGAGGTCCGGGACCGGATCGTCGCCCGCAGCCAGAACACCGACCGCGGCCTGAGGGCCGGGGCCGAGGTGAGGGCCCGGATCGAGTGCGGCGAGGCCCGGCTGGCCTACGTCCTGTTCCGGGACGTGATCAACGCCTTCCACGAGACCGTCCTGTTCCGCTGGCCGTTCCTGAGCCGGACCGGCCCGGCCTGA
- a CDS encoding NAD-dependent epimerase/dehydratase family protein — protein sequence MDIPESTGVRPCLVTGATGLLGSHLAERLVARGEPVRALVRPSSDTGFLESLGVDLVRGDLTDPASCAEALRGTRVVYHAAAKVGDWGTWAEFQSACLDATESLARAAVAAGVDRFVHISSTSAYGHPPRTGRPIAEDHPLGVGTWWPWDYYTISKVESERILWRLSRDEGLPLTIIRPSWLYGERDRTTTARLISRMRGAGVPVIGPGDNPLSAVYAGNVADASILAAEDPGSVGEAYNVTDQGPMTQREFLGMFAEAAGVGRPRWYRRLPYSYPVVFGGALAIEAYARAMRWPKAPIITRYAAWLMARRIRYSTEKARTRLGWSPALGNAESIGRTVRWFLDREEGSDGHRPGPTGPAGPGDR from the coding sequence ATGGATATCCCCGAGAGCACCGGAGTTCGCCCCTGCCTCGTCACCGGCGCCACCGGCCTGCTCGGCAGCCACCTCGCCGAGCGGCTCGTCGCCCGCGGGGAGCCAGTCCGCGCCCTGGTCCGGCCGTCGAGCGACACGGGGTTCCTGGAATCGCTCGGCGTCGACCTCGTCCGGGGCGACCTGACCGACCCGGCTTCCTGCGCCGAGGCGCTCCGGGGCACCCGGGTCGTCTACCACGCGGCGGCAAAAGTCGGAGACTGGGGGACCTGGGCCGAGTTCCAATCGGCCTGCCTCGACGCGACCGAGTCGCTGGCCCGGGCGGCCGTCGCCGCCGGGGTCGACCGATTCGTGCACATCAGCTCGACCAGCGCGTATGGGCATCCGCCCCGGACGGGCCGGCCCATCGCCGAGGACCACCCGCTCGGCGTCGGGACCTGGTGGCCCTGGGACTACTACACGATCAGCAAGGTCGAATCCGAACGCATCCTCTGGCGACTGTCGAGGGACGAGGGCCTGCCGCTGACGATCATCCGGCCGAGCTGGCTCTACGGCGAGCGCGACCGGACGACCACCGCCCGGCTCATCTCCCGGATGCGGGGGGCCGGCGTCCCGGTCATCGGCCCGGGGGACAACCCGCTCAGCGCCGTCTACGCCGGGAACGTGGCCGACGCGAGCATCCTGGCGGCCGAGGACCCGGGTTCGGTCGGCGAGGCCTACAACGTCACCGACCAGGGCCCGATGACCCAGCGGGAGTTCCTGGGGATGTTCGCCGAGGCGGCGGGGGTCGGCCGGCCGAGGTGGTACCGCAGGCTGCCGTACTCCTATCCGGTGGTCTTCGGCGGGGCGCTGGCGATCGAGGCGTATGCCCGGGCGATGCGGTGGCCGAAGGCGCCGATCATCACCCGGTACGCCGCCTGGCTGATGGCCCGACGGATCCGGTACAGCACCGAGAAGGCCCGGACCAGGCTCGGCTGGTCGCCGGCGCTGGGGAACGCGGAGAGCATCGGGCGGACCGTCCGATGGTTCCTCGACCGGGAGGAGGGGAGCGACGGCCATCGCCCCGGGCCGACCGGCCCGGCCGGGCCCGGCGATCGGTGA
- a CDS encoding hybrid sensor histidine kinase/response regulator yields MPEASAHPPPQRRPSPAPGRRRPGLLVVDDEAEVLRSLFDLFRLDYRVLTATRGAEALEILQEEQEVSVVMSDQRMPEMTGVEFLSRARAIRPEATRLLITGYADLKAVIDAINEGHVFRYVAKPWDPDELGTVIRQAVEHHDLIVEKQGLIEELRTANARLEEANRLKSNFIEVASHELNTPVTIVLGMAELWKLTHGGQPDDPSNAWIDRIIAAGRRLASTVERMVKLLHADRLAPTLEARPVELGPLLRTVVDDARPYLDARRQGVELSVDPGLGSAEIDREKVADALANLLNNAIKFTPDGGTIRFDARPDGGEFVAFEVSDQGVGIEPGECDLIFEPFFTGFDTMHHSSGDFQFGKRGIGLGLSLVRTFVRMHGGTVSCASEPGRGSTFRIRLPRSPLPRPPVDSGPSPADPPPTSD; encoded by the coding sequence GTGCCCGAGGCCTCCGCCCACCCACCCCCGCAACGCCGCCCCTCCCCGGCACCCGGCCGCCGCCGGCCGGGCCTGCTCGTCGTCGACGACGAGGCGGAGGTTCTCCGCTCGCTCTTCGACCTCTTCCGCCTGGACTACCGGGTGCTCACCGCCACCCGGGGGGCCGAGGCGCTGGAGATCCTCCAGGAGGAGCAGGAGGTCAGCGTCGTGATGTCCGACCAGCGGATGCCCGAGATGACCGGCGTGGAGTTCCTCAGCCGGGCCCGGGCCATCCGCCCCGAGGCGACCCGGCTGCTGATCACCGGGTACGCCGACCTCAAGGCGGTGATCGACGCCATCAACGAGGGGCACGTCTTCCGGTACGTCGCCAAGCCCTGGGACCCCGACGAGCTGGGCACCGTGATCCGCCAGGCGGTCGAGCACCACGACCTGATCGTCGAGAAGCAGGGGCTGATCGAGGAGCTGAGGACCGCCAACGCCCGCCTGGAGGAGGCCAACCGGCTGAAGTCCAACTTCATCGAGGTGGCCAGCCACGAGCTGAATACCCCGGTGACGATCGTCCTGGGCATGGCCGAGCTCTGGAAGCTCACCCACGGCGGCCAGCCGGACGACCCCTCCAACGCCTGGATCGACCGCATCATCGCCGCCGGCCGCCGGCTCGCCTCGACGGTCGAGCGGATGGTCAAGCTGCTGCACGCCGACCGCCTCGCGCCCACCCTGGAGGCCCGGCCGGTCGAGCTGGGGCCCCTGCTCCGGACCGTCGTCGACGACGCCCGGCCCTACCTCGACGCCCGCCGCCAGGGGGTCGAGCTGTCGGTCGACCCCGGCCTCGGCTCGGCGGAAATCGACCGCGAGAAGGTGGCCGACGCGCTGGCGAACCTGCTGAACAACGCCATCAAGTTCACCCCCGACGGCGGCACCATCCGGTTCGACGCCCGCCCCGACGGCGGCGAATTCGTTGCGTTCGAGGTGTCCGACCAGGGGGTCGGCATCGAGCCCGGCGAGTGCGACCTGATCTTCGAGCCGTTCTTCACCGGCTTCGACACCATGCACCACTCCTCCGGCGACTTCCAGTTCGGCAAGCGCGGCATCGGCCTGGGCCTGAGCCTGGTCCGCACCTTCGTCCGGATGCACGGCGGCACCGTCTCCTGCGCCAGCGAGCCCGGCCGGGGCTCCACCTTCCGCATCCGGCTGCCGCGCTCCCCCCTGCCCCGGCCCCCGGTCGACTCGGGGCCGTCCCCGGCGGATCCGCCCCCCACGTCGGACTGA
- a CDS encoding response regulator, with protein sequence MAMETALIVEDDPDQAEMAASFLRLQRIEPRTAFDGLSGVELASERRPDLVLLDLMLPDIDGFEVCRRLRSLPGAIDLPVVMVTALHGDEYRKLGFRVGANAYLTKPYGPSDLYQAIDLARSWRDSLGVERLSGEIRIEMDSSPKYLREVNDFLVGLYRSTPLTIEQVQHLQQAVLEIGQNAVEWGNRMRVELPVEVTYRVFEDRVEIIIRDQGSGFDRSMLAHAATRDDPLRHMEIRRELGLREGGFGLLITRGMVDELSHNDAGNEVTLTKRFPADSVPDRHGQEA encoded by the coding sequence ATGGCGATGGAGACGGCCCTGATCGTCGAGGACGACCCGGATCAGGCCGAGATGGCCGCGTCCTTCCTCCGCCTGCAGCGGATCGAGCCCCGGACGGCCTTCGACGGCCTGTCGGGCGTGGAACTGGCCTCGGAGCGCCGCCCCGACCTCGTCCTGCTGGACCTGATGCTGCCGGACATCGACGGCTTCGAGGTCTGCCGACGCCTGCGGAGCCTGCCCGGGGCGATCGATTTGCCCGTGGTCATGGTCACCGCGCTGCACGGCGACGAGTACCGGAAGCTGGGCTTCCGGGTCGGCGCCAACGCCTACCTGACCAAGCCCTACGGCCCGAGCGACCTGTACCAGGCGATCGACCTGGCCCGCTCCTGGCGGGACTCGCTGGGGGTCGAGCGGCTCAGCGGCGAGATCCGGATCGAGATGGACAGCTCCCCGAAGTACCTCCGCGAGGTCAATGACTTCCTGGTCGGCCTGTACCGGTCGACCCCGCTGACGATCGAGCAGGTCCAGCACCTTCAGCAGGCGGTGCTGGAGATCGGCCAGAACGCCGTGGAGTGGGGGAACCGGATGCGGGTCGAGCTGCCCGTGGAGGTGACCTACCGGGTCTTCGAGGACCGGGTGGAGATCATCATCCGGGACCAGGGATCCGGCTTCGACCGCTCGATGCTCGCCCACGCCGCCACCCGGGACGACCCGCTGCGGCACATGGAGATCCGCCGGGAGCTGGGCCTGAGGGAGGGGGGATTCGGCCTGCTGATCACCCGGGGGATGGTCGACGAGCTGTCGCACAATGACGCGGGCAACGAGGTGACCCTGACCAAGCGATTCCCCGCCGACTCGGTCCCCGACCGCCACGGCCAGGAGGCCTGA
- a CDS encoding M28 family peptidase, protein MSLPGWADRFDGDRAIRDIVRLCALGPRPSGSPAAGQQRRVVAEHFRSSGGAVSIQGFRGEHPLTGEPVPMANVVASWRPGASDRLLVAAHGDTRPVADRERDPARRLLPFLGANDGGSGVAALMELARHVSDLPGALGVDLAVFDAEELVFDEVGDYCLGSREFARRHRRAFDSGGPSYEAAVVLDMVAGRSMQLNREGFGLEYAAWLTEELWEVARDRGASRFSEDCGHYVEDDHLPLLAIGVPSVALVDIEFPEWHTVGDTPEACDPRAIEEVGRVVMGWLGRVAGEGPGR, encoded by the coding sequence ATGTCCCTCCCCGGCTGGGCCGACCGCTTCGATGGCGACCGCGCGATCCGAGACATCGTCCGGCTCTGCGCCCTCGGCCCCCGACCGTCCGGCTCCCCCGCCGCCGGACAGCAGCGGCGAGTCGTCGCCGAGCACTTCCGGTCGAGCGGCGGCGCCGTCTCGATCCAGGGGTTCCGCGGCGAGCATCCCCTGACCGGCGAGCCCGTGCCGATGGCCAACGTGGTCGCCTCGTGGCGGCCGGGGGCGTCCGATCGCCTGCTCGTCGCCGCCCACGGCGACACCCGGCCGGTCGCCGACCGGGAACGCGACCCCGCCCGTCGCCTGCTCCCCTTCCTCGGCGCCAACGACGGCGGATCCGGCGTCGCTGCCCTGATGGAGCTGGCCCGGCATGTGAGCGACCTGCCGGGGGCGCTCGGCGTCGACCTCGCCGTCTTCGACGCCGAGGAGCTGGTCTTCGACGAGGTGGGGGATTACTGCCTCGGCTCCCGGGAATTCGCCCGGCGTCACCGCCGGGCCTTCGACTCCGGGGGCCCTTCTTACGAGGCGGCCGTGGTGCTGGACATGGTGGCGGGCCGGTCGATGCAACTCAATCGCGAGGGCTTCGGCCTGGAGTACGCGGCCTGGCTGACCGAGGAACTCTGGGAGGTCGCCCGAGATCGGGGGGCCTCGCGGTTCTCGGAGGATTGCGGCCATTACGTCGAGGACGACCACCTGCCGCTGCTGGCGATCGGCGTCCCCAGCGTCGCCCTGGTCGACATCGAGTTCCCCGAGTGGCACACGGTGGGCGACACCCCCGAGGCCTGCGACCCCCGGGCGATCGAGGAGGTGGGGCGGGTCGTCATGGGCTGGCTCGGCCGGGTCGCGGGCGAGGGGCCGGGCCGATGA
- a CDS encoding Maf family protein: MPPPLILASASPRRRQLLEEEGYVIEVDPSGVDEPEPDGPVDAPAFVAELAWRKAHAVARRRGSGLILAADTTCALDGLLLNKPVDRADAGRMLRAQEGREVEILTGICLYHAGRLEWVGAVESSVVLVRRMTDPERDEHLDSGRWEGKAGAYGVQDDDPFVTVVSGSWSNVVGLPMERLGRLLRDHPAIAP; the protein is encoded by the coding sequence ATGCCCCCTCCCCTGATCCTCGCCAGCGCCTCGCCCCGCCGCCGCCAGTTGCTGGAGGAGGAGGGCTACGTCATCGAGGTCGACCCCTCCGGCGTCGACGAGCCCGAGCCCGACGGGCCCGTCGACGCCCCGGCCTTCGTCGCCGAGCTGGCGTGGCGGAAGGCCCACGCCGTCGCCCGGAGGAGGGGCTCCGGCCTCATCCTCGCCGCCGACACCACCTGCGCCCTCGACGGCCTCCTGCTGAACAAGCCGGTCGACCGGGCCGACGCCGGGCGGATGCTCCGGGCCCAGGAAGGGCGGGAGGTCGAGATCCTCACCGGGATCTGCCTGTACCACGCCGGCCGCCTCGAATGGGTCGGGGCCGTCGAGTCCAGCGTGGTGCTCGTCCGGCGGATGACCGACCCCGAGCGCGACGAGCACCTCGACTCCGGCCGATGGGAGGGCAAGGCCGGGGCCTACGGCGTGCAGGACGACGACCCGTTCGTCACGGTCGTCTCCGGGAGCTGGTCCAACGTCGTCGGCCTGCCGATGGAGCGCCTCGGGCGACTGCTCCGCGATCACCCCGCGATCGCGCCCTGA